A window of Hippoglossus stenolepis isolate QCI-W04-F060 chromosome 16, HSTE1.2, whole genome shotgun sequence contains these coding sequences:
- the LOC118124082 gene encoding GDP-L-fucose synthase, which yields MASESNAQPKRVLVTGASGLIGKAIEHVVLNEGEKLEGEEWFFISTKDGDLRDVGQTKAVFEKYQPTHVIHLAAKVGGLFLHLKENLQFLRENVKIDDNVLQTAHEMDVKKVVSCLSNCIFPDKITYPINETMVHEGPPHQSNYGYAYAKRMIDIRNRAYFQQHGRCYTSVIPTNVFGPNDNFTAENGHVLSAVIGKTYKAKLNGTQMNMLGSGKALRQFTYSLDMARVIIWVMREYKEVEPLIISVGAEEEISIKEAVEMIAECLDFKGKIEYDNTMSDGQLKKTASTDKLRGYLPDFTFTPVKEAIKMTCDWFVENYDTAKK from the exons ATGGCCTCAGAGAGCAACGCACAGCCAAAACGTGTCCTGGTGACCGGTGCATCTGGGCTGATCGGCAAAGCCATCGAGCATGTGGTGCTAAATGAAGGTGAAAAACTTGAGGGAGAAGAGTGGTTCTTCATCTCTACTAAGGATGGAGATCTTAG GGATGTTGGACAAACCAAGGCTGTGTTTGAGAAGTATCAACCGACTCATGTCATCCACCTTGCTGCCAAAGTGGGAGGACTCTTTTTACACTTGAAGGAGAACCTTCAGTTTCTG AGGGAAAACGTAAAGATCGATGACAATGTACTGCAAACAGCCCATGAGATGGACGTCAAAAAGGTCGTGTCTTGCCTGTCAAATTGTATCTTCCCTGACAAAATTACATATCCCATCAACGAGACCATG GTTCACGAGGGGCCACCTCATCAATCCAACTATGGATACGCATATGCTAAAAGAATGATTGACATTCGAAACAG GGCATACTTTCAACAGCATGGACGCTGTTACACATCGGTTATCCCGACCAATGTGTTCGGGCCCAATGACAACTTCACTGCAGAAAATGGCCATGTGCTGTCAGCCGTCATTGGCAAGACATACAAAGCCAAAC tgAATGGAACTCAGATGAATATGTTAGGCTCTGGAAAGGCTCTTAGGCAGTTCACCTATTCTCTG GACATGGCTCGTGTAATAATTTGGGTCATGAGGGAATATAAAGAGGTCGAGCCTCTTATCATCTCTG TGGGGGCGGAAGAGGAGATCTCCATCAAAGAGGCCGTGGAGATGATAGCAGAGTGTTTGGACTTCAAAGGCAAAATAGAG TATGACAACACCATGTCTGACGGCCAATTGAAGAAGACGGCCAGCACCGACAAGCTGAGAGGCTACCTTCCTGACTTCACCTTCACACCCGTCAAAGAAG CCATAAAGATGACCTGCGACTGGTTCGTGGAAAACTACGACACTGCTAAAAAATGA
- the LOC118123338 gene encoding adhesion G protein-coupled receptor E1 — MNCCTFILLFGSCDGYGNITDSWRNLLIISSTFSGYPNDDGSLLNKWWRFTGIGGDRVINSCVTGPAGGAPYPANVPFAYPTTESQTPTQGTAYGSVGACNNYGIIMNVVLCPGGFYIYKPQTHPHGNIGYATYHYECKSDSCGPLAKCVSGGGCSCVLGYEIPPQHRPTGDSYGCVDIDECVKTAGLCGPSSACTNNQGSYVCTCVKGYTATNTTSPPGTSNECIDIDECLENICGDHGTCKNKPATFECKCNKGYEVVLDANPICQDIDECFNSTICGPDSICTNQPGTHDCKCLPGYEPTQPEHEPNKTNICIDVDECVQFTAICGPYSNCSNTIGSHLCFCFSGFRLNNLGVIASISNPCTDIDECSETPGICGRQTTCTNVPGTFYCSCPEGFYPSTGILWMLGTSFCKSIQKILDEMNVTEGQTPERAFLGNMDQQLKENTGMVLPGPTVANSFTASMEVIGVGPHARSFKMSSEGDGETGSMILEISDRLVSGMVISGQNQSKTNVRSSTLDLSLETIGPGNSKGENSLLSANGNTMQINLEGLAKNNNDSAAVAFMTLQGMESLLSHQYFKTENRTEMYSDVITAILPLMNNTNLTEPVNFTIFHKKRVHESGLVTCVYWEDKTQERRSVQWSVEGCSVAYTNENYTVCSCSHLSTFALILQIAEPPPEDDFLQWLNRLCVIVGLCFFALAILTFLLCSWNPKINNTARLHLCLNLALSHLLLLWNDKYVEQELACTVMAGLLHFLIVASFVWMLLEALQLHLLVRRLSKVQVIQRDGLPRPLLYLIGYGVPFVIVGTSALVYSDGYGATKAQVCWLSQERSFNWALTGPVITVIFVNGILFCATLWSLRPTLANMKSDVSQSKDTRLIVFKILSQFVILGCTWILGLYQSNLFFQVLFILLNSQQGTFLFIVHCLLNKEVREEYIKWLTCSFNKPGEGGSVKDAPSVSEDFDKAEE; from the exons ATGAACTGCTGCACCTTCATACTTCTCTTCG GTTCTTGTGACGGATACGGGAACATAACTGACTCATGGCGCAATCTATTAATTATATCAAGCACCTTCTCTGGCTACCCAAATGACGATGGATCACTTCTCAATAAGTGGTGGCGCTTCACAGGGATTGGTGGAGACAGAGTCATTAATTCATGCGTCACTGGCCCTGCTGGTGGAGCCCCATATCCTGCTAATGTTCCATTTGCATATCCAACAACTGAATCTCAAACTCCAACACAAGGGACTGCATATGGCAGTGTTGGAGCCTGCAATAATTATGGTATCATCATGAATGTGGTGCTCTGTCCTGGAGGATTCTACATCTACAAACCACAAACTCACCCACATGGCAATATAGGATATGCAACCT ATCATTATGAGTGTAAGTCAGACTCCTGCGGACCGCTTGCTAAGTGCGTTTCTGGGGGGGGTTGTTCTTGCGTACTCGGGTATGAAATTCCTCCTCAACACCGACCCACTGGAGATTCGTACGGTTGTGTTG ACATAGATGAGTGTGTGAAGACTGCAGGACTTTGTGGTCCTTCCTCCGCTTGTACCAACAACCAGGGATCATACGTCTGTACCTGTGTGAAAGGATACACTGCCACAAATACAACATCACCACCTGGAACTTCCAACGAATGCATTG aTATTGACGAGTGCCTTGAAAACATCTGTGGAGACCATGGGAcctgtaaaaacaaaccagcaaCCTTTGAGTGTAAATGCAATAAAGGCTACGAAGTTGTACTCGACGCAAATCCAATTTGCCAAG ATATTGACGAATGTTTCAACTCCACCATCTGTGGCCCGGATTCTATTTGCACCAACCAACCTGGCACTCATGACTGCAAGTGTCTACCGGGCTATGAACCAACGCAGCCAGAGCACGAGCCCAACAAGACCAACATCTGTATCG ATGTTgacgagtgtgtgcaattcaCTGCCATCTGTGGTCCTTATTCCAACTGCTCAAACACCATCGGCTCGCatctctgcttctgcttctctgGTTTTCGGCTAAACAACCTCGGTGTAATAGCCAGCATATCTAACCCATGCACAG ATATAGATGAGTGTAGTGAGACACCAGGAATATGTGGAAGACAAACTACATGCACCAATGTCCCCGGGACCTTCTATTGCTCTTGTCCAGAGGGATTCTACCCATCAACAGGAATTCTGTGGATGCTGGGTACTTCATTTTGTAAAA GTATTCAGAAGATTCTAGATGAGATGAACGTCACAGAG GGACAGACCCCAGAGAGAGCTTTTCTTGGCAATATGGATCAACAGCTGAAAGAGAATACAGGCATGGTCTTACCAGGACCG ACTGTGGCAAACAGCTTCACAGCATCTATG GAAGTGATAGGTGTTGGACCACATGCCAGGTCATTCAAAATGAGCAGTGAAGGCGATGGGGAGACCGGCAGTATGATTCTGGAAATCTCAGACCGCTTAGTGTCGGGGATGGTGATCTCAGGTCAGAACCAATCCAAGACGAACGTGAGGAGCTCAACATTGG attTAAGTCTTGAAACTATTGGACCCGGAAACAGCAAAGGGGAgaactctctcctctctgctaaTGGAAACACCATGCAGATCAACCTGGAAGGCCTCGccaaaaacaacaatg ATTCTGCAGCGGTCGCCTTCATGACGCTACAGGGGATGGAGAGTCTCCTCAGTCATCAATactttaaaacagaaaacaggacaGAGATGTACTCTGACGTGATCACTGCCATCCTGCCCTTGATGAACAACACCAACCTCACAGAGCCCGTCAATTTCACCATCTTTCACAAGAAG AGAGTGCACGAGTCTGGTTTGGTGACCTGTGTGTACTGGGAGGACAAAACCCAGGAGAGGAGGTCTGTACAGTGGTCAGTCGAGGGCTGTTCGGTTGCATACACAAACGAAAACTACACAGTGTGCAGCTGCTCCCATCTCTCCACATTTGCCCTCATCCTGCAGATCGCGGAG cctcCACCAGAGGATGACTTCTTACAGTGGCTGAACCGGCTGTGTGTGATTGTCGGACTGTGCTTCTTTGCGCTCGCCATCCTCACCTTCCTGCTGTGCAGCTGGAATCCCAAGATCAACAACACGGCCCGTCTTCACCTCTGCCTCAACCTCGCCTTAtctcatctcctgctgctgtggaatGACAAATACGTTGAACAGGAG CTGGCCTGCACTGTCATGGCCGGCCTGCTCCACTTCTTAATTGTGGCGAGTTTCGTGTGGATGCTGCTGGAGGcgctgcagctccacctgctggTCCGGAGGCTCTCTAAGGTGCAGGTCATCCAGAGAGATGGCCTCCCCAGGCCTCTTCTCTACCTGATCGGCTACGGTGTCCCCTTTGTCATTGTGGGTACTTCTGCCCTCGTGTATTCTGATGGATATGGTGCTACTAAGGCACAGGT GTGCTGGCTGTCGCAGGAACGCAGCTTCAACTGGGCTTTGACAGGGCCGGTGATCACCGTCATTTTT GTTAACGGCATCTTGTTCTGTGCTACTTTATGGAGTCTAAGACCCACCCTGGCCAACATGAAAAGTGACGTCTCCCAGTCTAAAGATACAAG ATTGATCGTGTTCAAGATCCTGTCCCAGTTTGTCATCCTGGGCTGCACCTGGATTCTGGGCCTGTACCAGTCAAATCTTTTCTTTCAGGTCCTCTTCATACTCCTTAACTCCCAGCAGGGCaccttcctcttcatcgtccACTGCCTGCTCAACAAGGAG GTGAGAGAGGAATACATAAAATGGCTGACGTGTTCTTTCAACAAGCCCGGAGAAGGAGGATCTGTG AAAGATGCTCCTTCAGTGTCCGAGGACTTCGACAAGGCTGAAGAATAA